Within Sorangiineae bacterium MSr11367, the genomic segment CCCTTCAGCGAACTCGTCTCGTGTTCGTGATGGCCGCGTATCTTCACCTCGGGGATCTGGAAGCTCTCTCCGCCGCGGCCCGAGAGGCGCGGGCGTTGGCCATGGAGCAGCACGACGAAGAGAACCTGGCGATCGCGATGTGCTTCGAGGCCGAAGTCCTGCGCCTTCGCGGTGAGCGAGGGAATGCCGCATCGTTGCTGACACCGGCCCTCGAGATCGCGCGGCGCAGTGCGGTTTGGACGTTGAACCTTCTCGAGGTCGCGCACGTGCGGTGGCTCCTCGACGACGGTCGCCCTCACGAGGCCTTGCGGATCGCCACCGAGTTGCGCGCCCGGATACCTCGCCTGCAGGTCGCCGAGGTCGCGTGGGCCGAACTTCTACGGGCGCGCTCTCTCTTGGCCATGGGCGACATGGCCTCTGCGCGCGCGGCATTCGATCGATCGAACGACGTGCGCACGTCGGCGCTCTCGGTCGAGATTCGATGGGAGCAGCGCATCGTCGAGGCGTCCCTCCTCGTGGCGGAGCAGCCGGAAAGGGCGGAGCAAGCGCTCGTCACGCTGAAGACGCTCGTGGGGATGGCGCACGCGTTCGGGTACTACACGATGGAGCTCGAAGCGCGTTTCGCGGCCGGCGAGATCGAGATGACGTCGGGACGGACCGCCGAAGGGCGCGCGCGTCTGCGCGCGCTCGCGGACGAGGCGAAGGCGCGCGGCTTCCTTCTCTGGGGGCGCAAGGCGGAGGCTACTGCCGGAACTTCTCCGGCTCGATCCCGTAGCGGTCCATCAAGCGATGCACCTGCGCACGCGACGTCGCCAGGGCTTCCGCCACGCGGCTGATGTTGCCGCGGTGCTCGCGCAGCAGTGCCACGAGCTCCTCGTGCTTCTCGTCCTTCGGCGGGCGATCGAGCATGGGGACCGACTCGGCCTCGTCGAGCTCCGTGGAAATCACGAGCTCCGAGCGAATGGCTTGCGGCAGATGCTCGGGATCGATGCGGTCGTGCGCGAGGGCGGCGGCCGTGGTGAGGCATCGCTCGAGCTCGCGGATGTTGTGCGGCCACTTGTAGGCAAAGAAGGCGCGCACCACATCCGGCGAGAGGCGCACGTGACGCGGCTCCGTGCCGTCGAGCAGCGCGCGCCGCAGGATGGCCGGAATGACCAGCCCGAGGTCTTCGCGGCGCGAACGCAGCGGCGGTACGCGCAGCTTGAAGCCCGCGAGGCGCGCATACAAGTCTTCGCGAAAGACGCCCTGGCTCGCCAAGGCGGCCAGGTCGCCGTGGGTTGCCGAAACCAGGCGAAAGTCCACGGACACCGGGCGGGTGGTTCCCACCGGCACGACCTCGCGCTCTTGAAGGACGCGCAGGAACGCGGCCTGCGAAGGGAAGGGCAGCTCGGCAATCTCGTCGAGGAGAAGCGTGCCGCCGTGGGCGCTCCGCACGTGCCCGGAGCGGTCTTCGCTCGCGCCGGAGAAGGCACCGCGCTTGTGGCCGAACAACTCCGCCTCGAGCAGCGTCTTCGGCAACGCGCCGCAGTTGACCGCGATGAGCGGCCCCGCGCGCCCGGACAAATAGTGGTAGCCGCGCGCAATGAGTTCCTTGCCCGTGCCGGTCTCGCCCTCGAGCAACACGGGCACCGGGGTGCGCGCGACTTTGGCGAGCTTGGCCAGCTCGCGCTCGAACGACGGAAGCAGCGTCTGCAGGCCCTCCGGCAGCATCGCCGGTACGGGTACGCTCGGCACGTCGTCGGGTTGCGGGCGTGACTGGGCGCTCTCCTCGTCGCCGGTAAACGCTTCCTCGCGGTACAAAAAGAAGGTGTGGCCGATTTCGAAGAGGTCACCGTCGCTGAGCCACGCGCGCTGCGTGACGGAGCCGTTCACGATGACGCCGTTCTTCGAGTTCGAATCTTCCAGCACCCAGCGATCGCCCGCGCGGACGAGGCGCGCGTGCTCGCGGGAGATGCGTCCGTCGGGAACGCGCACGGCAAGAACCCGTCGCCCTTCGACGGCTTCGCGCGAGGTCGAGAGCGCTGCGCCTCGACCGATGAGCACTTCGTCCAGCTCTTCGAGCCGGTACCGCGAGGCGCTCTCCAACGGCCGGTCACATTGCAGCGCGAGAACGAGGTAAGCGGCGACGGGTTTCAGCCAATAGGCATTCAGCTCCCCCGGGCGCTTGGACAGAGTCTCG encodes:
- a CDS encoding sigma 54-interacting transcriptional regulator is translated as MSSFDETLSKRPGELNAYWLKPVAAYLVLALQCDRPLESASRYRLEELDEVLIGRGAALSTSREAVEGRRVLAVRVPDGRISREHARLVRAGDRWVLEDSNSKNGVIVNGSVTQRAWLSDGDLFEIGHTFFLYREEAFTGDEESAQSRPQPDDVPSVPVPAMLPEGLQTLLPSFERELAKLAKVARTPVPVLLEGETGTGKELIARGYHYLSGRAGPLIAVNCGALPKTLLEAELFGHKRGAFSGASEDRSGHVRSAHGGTLLLDEIAELPFPSQAAFLRVLQEREVVPVGTTRPVSVDFRLVSATHGDLAALASQGVFREDLYARLAGFKLRVPPLRSRREDLGLVIPAILRRALLDGTEPRHVRLSPDVVRAFFAYKWPHNIRELERCLTTAAALAHDRIDPEHLPQAIRSELVISTELDEAESVPMLDRPPKDEKHEELVALLREHRGNISRVAEALATSRAQVHRLMDRYGIEPEKFRQ